The Streptomyces sp. NBC_01689 genome includes a window with the following:
- the secY gene encoding preprotein translocase subunit SecY: protein MLTAFARAFRTPDLRKKLLFTLAIIVVYRVGTHIPIPGVDYKNVQTCIDAASKGNQGLFGLVNLFSGGALLQITIFALGIMPYITASIILQLLTVVIPRLEALKKEGSSGTAKITQYTRYLTVALAILQGTGLVATARSGALFSGCQVANQIVPDQSIFQTVVMVVTMTAGTGVVMWLGELITDRGIGNGMSILMFISIAASFPSALWAIKKQGTLAGGWIEFGTVILVGLVMVGLVVFVEQAQRRVPVQYAKRMIGRRSYGGTSTYIPLKVNQAGVIPVIFASSLLYIPALVAQFSNGNSGWKTWITQNLTKGDHPIYITMYFLLIVFFAFFYVAISFNPEEVADNMKKYGGFIPGIRAGRPTAEYLSYVLNRITWPGSLYLGLIALVPTMALVGFGASQNFPFGGTSILIIVGVGLETVKQIESQLQQRNYEGFLR from the coding sequence GTGCTCACCGCGTTCGCCCGGGCGTTCAGGACGCCCGACCTGCGCAAGAAGCTGCTCTTCACGCTCGCCATCATCGTGGTCTACCGGGTCGGTACGCACATTCCGATCCCGGGCGTCGACTACAAGAACGTCCAGACCTGTATCGACGCGGCCTCGAAGGGCAACCAGGGGCTGTTCGGTCTCGTCAACCTGTTCAGTGGTGGCGCGCTGCTGCAGATCACGATCTTCGCGCTCGGCATCATGCCGTACATCACGGCGAGCATCATCCTGCAGCTGCTGACGGTGGTGATCCCGCGCCTCGAAGCCCTCAAGAAGGAGGGCTCGTCCGGTACCGCGAAGATCACGCAGTACACCCGTTATCTGACGGTGGCTCTCGCCATCCTCCAGGGCACCGGTCTCGTCGCGACCGCGCGCAGCGGCGCCCTGTTCAGCGGTTGCCAGGTGGCCAACCAGATCGTGCCGGACCAGTCGATCTTCCAGACGGTCGTCATGGTCGTCACCATGACCGCCGGTACCGGTGTGGTCATGTGGCTGGGCGAGCTCATCACCGACCGCGGCATCGGCAACGGCATGTCGATCCTGATGTTCATCTCGATCGCCGCCAGCTTCCCGTCCGCGCTGTGGGCCATCAAGAAGCAGGGCACCCTGGCCGGAGGCTGGATCGAGTTCGGCACGGTCATCCTCGTCGGCCTGGTCATGGTCGGCCTGGTGGTCTTCGTCGAGCAGGCCCAGCGGCGCGTTCCCGTCCAGTACGCGAAGCGCATGATCGGTCGCCGTTCCTACGGGGGTACGTCCACGTACATCCCGCTGAAGGTCAATCAGGCGGGTGTGATCCCCGTCATCTTCGCGTCGTCGCTGCTCTACATCCCGGCGCTGGTCGCCCAGTTCTCCAACGGCAACTCCGGCTGGAAGACCTGGATCACGCAGAACCTGACCAAGGGCGACCACCCGATCTACATCACGATGTACTTCCTCCTGATCGTTTTCTTCGCGTTCTTCTACGTGGCGATCTCCTTCAACCCCGAGGAAGTAGCCGACAACATGAAGAAGTATGGTGGCTTCATCCCGGGCATCCGGGCTGGCCGACCGACCGCTGAGTACCTCAGCTACGTACTCAACCGGATCACCTGGCCGGGGTCGCTGTATCTGGGTCTGATCGCTCTCGTACCGACGATGGCGTTGGTTGGCTTCGGGGCAAGCCAGAACTTCCCGTTCGGTGGTACCAGCATCCTGATCATCGTGGGTGTGGGCCTCGAGACGGTGAAGCAGATCGAGAGCCAGCTTCAGCAGCGCAATTACGAAGGGTTCCTCCGCTGA
- the rplO gene encoding 50S ribosomal protein L15 encodes MAENNPLKIHNLRPAPGAKTAKTRVGRGEASKGKTAGRGTKGTKARYQVPERFEGGQMPLHMRLPKLKGFKNPFKTEFQVVNLDKLAALYPEGGEVTVEGLVAKGAVRKNSLVKVLGQGEVSVALQVTVDAVSGSAKEKITAAGGTVTELV; translated from the coding sequence ATGGCGGAGAACAACCCGCTCAAGATCCACAACCTCCGTCCCGCCCCGGGCGCCAAGACCGCCAAGACCCGTGTGGGTCGTGGTGAGGCGTCGAAGGGTAAGACGGCCGGTCGTGGTACCAAGGGCACGAAGGCCCGCTACCAGGTTCCGGAGCGCTTCGAGGGTGGCCAGATGCCCCTCCACATGCGTCTCCCGAAGCTGAAGGGCTTCAAGAACCCGTTCAAGACCGAGTTCCAGGTCGTGAACCTCGACAAGCTGGCCGCGCTGTACCCGGAGGGTGGCGAGGTCACCGTCGAGGGTCTCGTTGCCAAGGGTGCCGTTCGCAAGAACAGCCTCGTCAAGGTGCTCGGCCAGGGCGAGGTCTCCGTGGCGCTGCAGGTGACGGTCGACGCCGTCTCCGGCTCCGCCAAGGAGAAGATCACCGCCGCTGGCGGTACCGTCACCGAGCTCGTCTGA
- the rpmD gene encoding 50S ribosomal protein L30, translating to MAQLRITQTKSYIGSKQNHRDTLRSLGLKRLNDVVVKEDRPEFRGMVHTVRHLVTVEEVD from the coding sequence ATGGCTCAGCTCAGGATCACGCAGACGAAGTCGTACATCGGCAGCAAGCAGAACCACCGCGACACGCTGCGTTCGCTCGGGCTCAAGCGCCTGAACGACGTGGTCGTCAAGGAGGACCGCCCCGAGTTCCGCGGAATGGTGCACACCGTCCGCCACCTCGTGACGGTTGAGGAGGTCGACTGA
- the rpsE gene encoding 30S ribosomal protein S5, translating to MAGPQRRGSGAGGGERRDRKGRDGGAAAAEKTAYVERVVAINRVAKVVKGGRRFSFTALVVVGDGDGTVGVGYGKAKEVPAAIAKGVEEAKKHFFKVPRIQGTIPHPITGEKAAGVVLLKPASPGTGVIAGGPVRAVLECAGVHDILSKSLGSSNAINIVHATVAALKGLQRPEEIAARRGLPLEDVAPAALLRARAGAGA from the coding sequence ATGGCTGGACCCCAGCGCCGTGGAAGCGGTGCCGGTGGCGGCGAGCGGCGGGACCGGAAGGGCCGTGACGGCGGCGCTGCTGCCGCCGAGAAGACCGCGTACGTTGAGCGCGTCGTCGCGATCAACCGCGTCGCCAAGGTTGTGAAGGGTGGTCGTCGCTTCAGCTTCACCGCGCTGGTCGTGGTGGGCGATGGTGACGGCACCGTCGGTGTCGGTTACGGCAAGGCCAAGGAGGTGCCGGCCGCCATCGCCAAGGGTGTTGAGGAGGCCAAGAAGCACTTCTTCAAGGTCCCCCGTATCCAGGGCACCATCCCGCACCCGATCACGGGCGAGAAGGCCGCGGGCGTCGTCCTGCTCAAGCCTGCTTCCCCCGGTACCGGCGTCATCGCCGGTGGCCCGGTGCGTGCGGTGCTCGAGTGCGCCGGCGTTCACGACATCCTGTCGAAGTCGCTCGGCTCGTCCAACGCGATCAACATCGTGCACGCGACCGTGGCGGCCCTCAAGGGCCTGCAGCGTCCCGAGGAGATCGCGGCTCGCCGTGGTCTGCCCCTCGAGGACGTCGCCCCCGCGGCTCTGCTGCGTGCACGTGCGGGAGCGGGTGCGTAA
- the rplR gene encoding 50S ribosomal protein L18: MAYGVKIAKGDAYKRAAIKRRHIRIRKHISGTAERPRLVVTRSNRHIVAQVIDDVKGHTLASASTLDTAIRGGEGDKSDQAKSVGALVAERAKAAGVEAVVFDRGGNQYAGRIAALADAAREAGLKF; the protein is encoded by the coding sequence ATGGCATACGGTGTCAAGATTGCTAAGGGCGACGCTTACAAGCGTGCTGCCATCAAGCGTCGTCACATCCGCATCCGTAAGCACATCTCGGGTACGGCTGAGCGTCCGCGTCTGGTCGTGACGCGCTCCAACCGCCACATCGTGGCCCAGGTCATCGACGACGTGAAGGGTCACACCCTCGCGTCGGCGTCCACCCTGGACACCGCGATCCGTGGTGGCGAGGGCGACAAGTCCGACCAGGCCAAGTCGGTCGGCGCCCTGGTCGCCGAGCGCGCCAAGGCCGCCGGTGTCGAGGCTGTCGTGTTCGACCGTGGTGGAAACCAGTACGCCGGGCGCATCGCCGCCCTGGCGGACGCCGCCCGCGAAGCCGGGCTCAAGTTCTGA
- the rplF gene encoding 50S ribosomal protein L6, with translation MSRIGKLPITVPAGVDVTIDGQTVSVKGPKGSLTHTVVSPIEIAKGEDGVLNVTRPNDERQSKALHGLSRTLVANMITGVTQGYVKKLEISGVGYRVTAKGSNLEFALGYSHPITVEAPEGITFKVEAPTRFSVEGIDKQKVGEVAANIRKLRKPDPYKAKGVKYEGEVIRRKVGKAGK, from the coding sequence ATGTCGCGTATTGGCAAGCTCCCTATCACGGTTCCCGCCGGCGTGGACGTCACCATCGACGGCCAGACGGTCTCGGTCAAGGGCCCCAAGGGCTCGCTGACCCACACCGTCGTTTCGCCGATCGAGATCGCCAAGGGTGAGGACGGCGTTCTGAACGTCACCCGCCCCAACGACGAGCGTCAGAGCAAGGCCCTGCACGGCCTGTCCCGCACGCTGGTGGCGAACATGATCACCGGCGTGACCCAGGGTTACGTGAAGAAGCTCGAGATCAGCGGTGTCGGTTACCGCGTGACGGCCAAGGGTTCGAACCTCGAGTTCGCGCTCGGCTACAGCCACCCGATCACGGTCGAGGCCCCCGAGGGCATCACCTTCAAGGTGGAGGCCCCGACCCGTTTCTCGGTCGAGGGCATCGACAAGCAGAAGGTCGGCGAGGTTGCGGCCAACATCCGCAAGCTGCGCAAGCCCGACCCGTACAAGGCCAAGGGCGTCAAGTACGAAGGCGAAGTCATCCGCCGCAAGGTCGGAAAGGCGGGTAAGTAA
- the rpsH gene encoding 30S ribosomal protein S8, whose amino-acid sequence MTMTDPIADMLTRLRNANSAYHDTVGMPHSKIKSHIAEILQQEGFITGWKVEDAEVGKNLVLELKFGPNRERSIAGIKRISKPGLRVYAKSTNLPKVLGGLGVAIISTSHGLLTDKQAGKKGVGGEVLAYVW is encoded by the coding sequence ATGACCATGACTGATCCGATCGCAGACATGCTTACGCGTCTGCGTAACGCGAACTCGGCGTACCACGACACCGTGGGAATGCCGCACAGCAAGATCAAGTCGCACATCGCGGAGATCCTCCAGCAGGAGGGCTTCATCACGGGCTGGAAGGTCGAGGACGCCGAGGTCGGCAAGAACCTCGTCCTCGAGCTGAAGTTCGGCCCGAACCGTGAGCGCTCCATCGCGGGCATCAAGCGGATCTCCAAGCCCGGTCTCCGGGTGTACGCGAAGTCCACCAACCTGCCCAAGGTGCTGGGCGGCCTCGGCGTGGCGATCATCTCCACGTCCCACGGGCTCCTCACCGACAAGCAGGCCGGCAAGAAGGGCGTAGGCGGAGAAGTTCTCGCCTACGTCTGGTAG